Proteins from one Pagrus major chromosome 1, Pma_NU_1.0 genomic window:
- the ldb1b gene encoding LIM domain-binding protein 1b isoform X3 produces the protein MLDRDVGPTPMYPPTYLEPGIGRHTPYGNQTDYRIFELNKRLQNWTEECDNLWWDAFTTEFFEDDAMLTITFCLEDGPKRYTIGRTLIPRYFRSIFEGGATELYYVLKHPKESFHNNFVSLDCDQCTMVTQNGKPMFTQVCVEGRLYLEFMFDDMMRIKTWHFSIRQHRELIPRSILAMHAQDPQMLDQLSKNITRCGLSNSTLNYLRLCVILEPMQELMSRHKTYSLSPRDCLKTCLFQKWQRMVAPPAEPSRQAPNKRRKRKMSGGSTISGGGGTNNNNNNKKKSPGSGFPLSSQVPDVMVVGEPTLMGGEFGDEDERLITRLENTQFDAANGIDDEDSFNNSPALGSNSPWNNKAPSSQESKSDNPTSQASQ, from the exons ATGCTGGACAGAGACGTGGG TCCCACCCCAATGTATCCTCCCACATACCTGGAGCCAGGAATAGG GAGGCACACACCATATGGCAACCAGACAGACTACAGAATATTTGAACTTAACAAACGGCTACAGAACTGGACAGAG GAGTGTGATAATCTGTGGTGGGATGCATTTACTACAGAGTTCTTTGAAGATGATGCCATGTTGACCATTACTTTCTGTCTGGAAGATGGACCCAAACGCTACA caATTGGCCGGACGTTGATTCCAAGGTACTTCCGGAGTATATTCGAGGGCGGTGCAACTGAGCTCTATTATGTGCTGAAACATCCCAAGGAGTCCTTCCACAATAACTTTGTCTCCCTTGACTGTGATCAGTGCACCATGGTCACCCAAAATGGAAAGCCCATGttcacacag gtgtgtgtagaAGGGCGCTTGTACCTGGAGTTCATGTTTGACGACATGATGAGGATAAAGACGTGGCACTTCAGCATCAGACAACACCGTGAACTCATCCCCCGCAGTATACTGGCCATGCAT GCCCAGGACCCACAGATGCTGGACCAGCTGTCCAAAAACATAACAAGATGTGGCCTGTCGAACTCCACCCTCAACTACCTCCGA ctgtgtgtgattCTGGAGCCCATGCAGGAGCTGATGTCCAGACACAAGACATACAGCCTCAGCCCCAGAGACTGCCTCAAGACCTGCCTCTTCCAGAAATGGCAGAGGATGGTGGCACCACCAG CTGAGCCATCGAGACAGGCCCCAAACAAAAGGCGGAAGCGTAAGATGTCAGGTGGCAGCACCAtcagcggaggaggaggaactaacaacaataacaacaacaaaaagaaaagcccTGGCAGTGGCTTCCCCCTGTCCAGCCAAGTTCCA GATGTGATGGTGGTGGGAGAGCCTACGCTGATGGGAGGCGAGTTCGGCGACGAAGACGAGCGTCTGATCACACGGCTGGAGAACACGCAGTTCGACGCGGCTAATGGCATCGACGACGAGGACAGCTTCAACAACTCTCCGGCGCTTGGCTCCAACTCGCCCTGGAACAACAAGGCCCCCTCCAGCCAGGAGAGCAAGAGCGACAACCCAACCTCACAGGCGTCGCAGTAG
- the ldb1b gene encoding LIM domain-binding protein 1b isoform X2, translated as MSVGGCACPGCSSKSFKLYSPKEPPNGSTFPPFHPGTMLDRDVGPTPMYPPTYLEPGIGRHTPYGNQTDYRIFELNKRLQNWTEECDNLWWDAFTTEFFEDDAMLTITFCLEDGPKRYTIGRTLIPRYFRSIFEGGATELYYVLKHPKESFHNNFVSLDCDQCTMVTQNGKPMFTQVCVEGRLYLEFMFDDMMRIKTWHFSIRQHRELIPRSILAMHAQDPQMLDQLSKNITRCGLSNSTLNYLRLCVILEPMQELMSRHKTYSLSPRDCLKTCLFQKWQRMVAPPAEPSRQAPNKRRKRKMSGGSTISGGGGTNNNNNNKKKSPGSGFPLSSQVPDVMVVGEPTLMGGEFGDEDERLITRLENTQFDAANGIDDEDSFNNSPALGSNSPWNNKAPSSQESKSDNPTSQASQ; from the exons ATGTCCGTGGGCGGCTGCGCGTGTCCCG GCTGTTCCTCCAAGTCGTTCAAACTGTACTCCCCCAAGGAGCCCCCCAACGGTAGCACTTTCCCCCCTTTCCACCCCGGCACCATGCTGGACAGAGACGTGGG TCCCACCCCAATGTATCCTCCCACATACCTGGAGCCAGGAATAGG GAGGCACACACCATATGGCAACCAGACAGACTACAGAATATTTGAACTTAACAAACGGCTACAGAACTGGACAGAG GAGTGTGATAATCTGTGGTGGGATGCATTTACTACAGAGTTCTTTGAAGATGATGCCATGTTGACCATTACTTTCTGTCTGGAAGATGGACCCAAACGCTACA caATTGGCCGGACGTTGATTCCAAGGTACTTCCGGAGTATATTCGAGGGCGGTGCAACTGAGCTCTATTATGTGCTGAAACATCCCAAGGAGTCCTTCCACAATAACTTTGTCTCCCTTGACTGTGATCAGTGCACCATGGTCACCCAAAATGGAAAGCCCATGttcacacag gtgtgtgtagaAGGGCGCTTGTACCTGGAGTTCATGTTTGACGACATGATGAGGATAAAGACGTGGCACTTCAGCATCAGACAACACCGTGAACTCATCCCCCGCAGTATACTGGCCATGCAT GCCCAGGACCCACAGATGCTGGACCAGCTGTCCAAAAACATAACAAGATGTGGCCTGTCGAACTCCACCCTCAACTACCTCCGA ctgtgtgtgattCTGGAGCCCATGCAGGAGCTGATGTCCAGACACAAGACATACAGCCTCAGCCCCAGAGACTGCCTCAAGACCTGCCTCTTCCAGAAATGGCAGAGGATGGTGGCACCACCAG CTGAGCCATCGAGACAGGCCCCAAACAAAAGGCGGAAGCGTAAGATGTCAGGTGGCAGCACCAtcagcggaggaggaggaactaacaacaataacaacaacaaaaagaaaagcccTGGCAGTGGCTTCCCCCTGTCCAGCCAAGTTCCA GATGTGATGGTGGTGGGAGAGCCTACGCTGATGGGAGGCGAGTTCGGCGACGAAGACGAGCGTCTGATCACACGGCTGGAGAACACGCAGTTCGACGCGGCTAATGGCATCGACGACGAGGACAGCTTCAACAACTCTCCGGCGCTTGGCTCCAACTCGCCCTGGAACAACAAGGCCCCCTCCAGCCAGGAGAGCAAGAGCGACAACCCAACCTCACAGGCGTCGCAGTAG
- the ldb1b gene encoding LIM domain-binding protein 1b isoform X1, with amino-acid sequence MAMTEQLETEGGCSSKSFKLYSPKEPPNGSTFPPFHPGTMLDRDVGPTPMYPPTYLEPGIGRHTPYGNQTDYRIFELNKRLQNWTEECDNLWWDAFTTEFFEDDAMLTITFCLEDGPKRYTIGRTLIPRYFRSIFEGGATELYYVLKHPKESFHNNFVSLDCDQCTMVTQNGKPMFTQVCVEGRLYLEFMFDDMMRIKTWHFSIRQHRELIPRSILAMHAQDPQMLDQLSKNITRCGLSNSTLNYLRLCVILEPMQELMSRHKTYSLSPRDCLKTCLFQKWQRMVAPPAEPSRQAPNKRRKRKMSGGSTISGGGGTNNNNNNKKKSPGSGFPLSSQVPDVMVVGEPTLMGGEFGDEDERLITRLENTQFDAANGIDDEDSFNNSPALGSNSPWNNKAPSSQESKSDNPTSQASQ; translated from the exons ATGGCGATGACAGAACAGCTAGAAACTGAAGGTG GCTGTTCCTCCAAGTCGTTCAAACTGTACTCCCCCAAGGAGCCCCCCAACGGTAGCACTTTCCCCCCTTTCCACCCCGGCACCATGCTGGACAGAGACGTGGG TCCCACCCCAATGTATCCTCCCACATACCTGGAGCCAGGAATAGG GAGGCACACACCATATGGCAACCAGACAGACTACAGAATATTTGAACTTAACAAACGGCTACAGAACTGGACAGAG GAGTGTGATAATCTGTGGTGGGATGCATTTACTACAGAGTTCTTTGAAGATGATGCCATGTTGACCATTACTTTCTGTCTGGAAGATGGACCCAAACGCTACA caATTGGCCGGACGTTGATTCCAAGGTACTTCCGGAGTATATTCGAGGGCGGTGCAACTGAGCTCTATTATGTGCTGAAACATCCCAAGGAGTCCTTCCACAATAACTTTGTCTCCCTTGACTGTGATCAGTGCACCATGGTCACCCAAAATGGAAAGCCCATGttcacacag gtgtgtgtagaAGGGCGCTTGTACCTGGAGTTCATGTTTGACGACATGATGAGGATAAAGACGTGGCACTTCAGCATCAGACAACACCGTGAACTCATCCCCCGCAGTATACTGGCCATGCAT GCCCAGGACCCACAGATGCTGGACCAGCTGTCCAAAAACATAACAAGATGTGGCCTGTCGAACTCCACCCTCAACTACCTCCGA ctgtgtgtgattCTGGAGCCCATGCAGGAGCTGATGTCCAGACACAAGACATACAGCCTCAGCCCCAGAGACTGCCTCAAGACCTGCCTCTTCCAGAAATGGCAGAGGATGGTGGCACCACCAG CTGAGCCATCGAGACAGGCCCCAAACAAAAGGCGGAAGCGTAAGATGTCAGGTGGCAGCACCAtcagcggaggaggaggaactaacaacaataacaacaacaaaaagaaaagcccTGGCAGTGGCTTCCCCCTGTCCAGCCAAGTTCCA GATGTGATGGTGGTGGGAGAGCCTACGCTGATGGGAGGCGAGTTCGGCGACGAAGACGAGCGTCTGATCACACGGCTGGAGAACACGCAGTTCGACGCGGCTAATGGCATCGACGACGAGGACAGCTTCAACAACTCTCCGGCGCTTGGCTCCAACTCGCCCTGGAACAACAAGGCCCCCTCCAGCCAGGAGAGCAAGAGCGACAACCCAACCTCACAGGCGTCGCAGTAG